The DNA window TCACGCGGCACGCCCTTCTCGTTGGCGACCGCGTCCACTACCAGCAACAGTTCCTTGCTCATTGGCTCACTCCGCGCGCGGCTTCTTTGCCGCCGGCTCGTTGGAAGAAGAATTCTTGTTCGGCTTCGGACGCTTCGGTGCCGGACCGGTCGGCTTGCTCGGGGCCAGCCCCAGCGCCACCCAGTCAGGCATGATCCGCGCCTTGTCGATGTTGTCGGCCGACACCACCAGTGCGGTGTTGTCGACAATGAAGGTGATGCTGCCCTGCGCCTCGTCGATCGCGTCGATGCGACCCTGCAGGCGACGGCGGTTTTCCTGCGGCAGCTTCAGGGTGACCTTGGCCGATTCGCCGAGGTGACGACCGAACTGCTCCAGGTTGAACAGCGGGCGATCCACGCCCGGCGAGGACACTTCCAGCGTGTAATTGCCGCTGATCGGGTCCTCGACGTCCATCTGTGCAGAGACTTCGCGGCTTACCCGCTCACAGTCGTCCACATTGATGATGCGCTCGGGCTGTTCCGCCAGCGGCACGTCGATGTAAAGGCGAAGGGTCGCACCGCCGGGGGCCGGCAGATACTCAACGCCCAGCAGCTCCAGGCCCAGCGACACAACGGTCGGGGCGAGCAGATTCGCGATGTCGGTTGCCTTGTCGCTCACAGCCTGCCTTGATCTCTTGGTTGGGTGCCGGCCTTGGCCAGCATGGAAACATGACGCCCCGAAAACGACGAAGGGCCCGCTGGGCCCCTTTTCCGGAAAGACTCCGGTGACTGGATTCCGGTTGCAACGCGCTGAACAAGCGTGCTGCGGCCCTCCTTCCGGGTGGATCTCCGATGGGGAGCGCCGCCGTCAGGGGTACTTCTAGGCCGCTGATGATAGCCCCTGCACCGCTCTGGTGCAAGGCTGCGGCCGTCCTGAAACCCTTCGCTGCGCTCGCCGGGCATGGCCCGGCGCTACCGGGTGACCGCGCGATGGCAGCGCCGGGCCACGCCCGGCGGATCGACGGAAGCCGCAAAGAAAAACGCCCTCGAAGCAGAGCTTCGAAGGCGCATTCTTTACTTGGTAGCGGGGGCAGGATTTGAACCTGCGACCTTCGGGTTATGAGCCCGACGAGCTGCCAGACTGCTCCACCCCGCATCAGAAGCGGAATTATGAGGGATAACTTCAAAACCTGCAAGCTTTTCCTCATTCATCGAATTGGTTGGAGCCGATTCGATGTGTTGGTAGCGGGGGCAGGATTTGAACCTGCGACCTTCGGGTTATGAGCCCGACGAGCTGCCAGACTGCTCCACCCCGCACCGGAAGTGCTTGAACTGCTGCCCCACTCTGGCGAGGGGGCGCTCCGCAACGATGTTCTGGCTGAACCGCTGCAGTGACAACTCAAGCTGCGTATATTACACGAATCGCGCAGCTTTGTGTCAACTTTTATGCAAGATGCGCAAATGCCTGCTGGCACCAGACCATGATCGGGTTCCAGGCAAGGCCCAGCGCCAGCAATGCCAGTGCGTTCACGCCCAGCACCACGCCCAGCACGCGGTCCTTGCTGCGCGGCATGGCCTCGCCCACCGGCTCATCGAAGTACATGACCTTGATGACGCGCAGGTAGTAGAAGCAGCCGACCACGGCACACAGCACGCCCAGGATCGCCAGCCACAGCAGGCCACCGTTGACGGCTGCGCCCAGCACGGCCAGCTTGGTCCAGAAGCCGAGGAACGGCGGGATGCCCGCCAGCGACGCCATGATGCACAGCACCAGGCCGGCCATCCACGGGTTGCGGGCGTTCAGGCCCTTGAAGTCCTCGATGTTCTCCGCCTCGAAGCCGGCACGCGACAGCGCGATGATCGCGCCGAAGGCCGCGGTCGACATGATCGCGTAGGCCAGGGCGTAGAACAGCGCCGCCGCATAGCCCTGCGAACCACCGCCGGCGATGCCCATCAGCAGGAAGCCGATGTGCGACACGGTGGAGAACGCCAGCATGCGCTTGAGGTTGCTCTGCGCGATGGCCATCAGGTTGCCGATCACCAGCGACAACGCGGCCAGGCCGGCAATCATCAGCTGCAGTTCGGTCGACAGCGGGCCCACGCCCATTTCCAGCAGGCGATAGGCCATGCCGAAGGCGGCCAGCTTCGGCGCCGAACTGATGAACAGCGCGATCGGTGCCGGAGCACCCTGGTACACGTCCGGCAGCCACATGTGGAACGGTGCGGCACCCAGCTTGAAGGCAACACCGGCAATCATGAATACCGCGCCGGTGATCAGCAGCACGCGCTCTTCCGAGTGCGGGATGGCGGCCTGGATGGCATCCAGGTGCAGGCTGCCGGTGGCGCCATAGATCAGCGACATGCCGTACAGCAGCAGGCCCGAAGCCAGCGAGCCGAGGACGATGTATTTCATCGCCGCTTCCGAGGCCAGCCCGCTTTCGCGGTTGCTGGCGACCAGCGCGTAGGAGCACAGGGCCAGCAGTTCCAGGCCCAGGTACACCATCAGCAGGCTGCCGGCGGAGACCAGGATCATCATGCCGGCGGTACCGAACAGGATCAGCACCGGAATCTCACCCTGGAACAGCTTGCGCTCGCGCAGGTAGCCCCAGCCGTAGATCAGGGTCAGGCCGCTGAGCAGCACGATCCCGGTCTTCATCACGTCCGCGGCGGTATCGCGCACGAACATGCCATGGAAGACCTCCCCCTGCCCGCCCACGCCGGTGGCCAGCATGAACAGCACCACGGCCAGTGCGGCGACCGAGAACAGGTGGGTGACGATCTTGTTCCGTTCGCTGACGAACAGGTCGAGGATCATCAGGGCGAAGGCACTGCCGATCAGCACCAGCTCGGGAGCGAGCGGTGGCAGGTCAGCGGCGGTCAGTGGCAGCAGCGGCGAGGTGGTCATCATCAAATCCTGGAATTACAGCAGCTTGCTGGATGCGATCTGCATCGCCAGCTTTGCGATCGAGGGCTCCATCAGGTCGGTCAGCGGCTTGGGGTAGATGCCCAGGGCCAGCACGCCAATGGCGAACACGCCCAGCACCAGCCATTCGCGGCCGTTGATGTCCTTCAGTTCGGCGACGTGGCTGTTGGCCACCTCGCCGAAGAAGACGCGCTTGTACAGCCACAGGGTGTAGGCCGCGCCGATGATCAGGGTGGTGGCTGCGCCCAGGGCGATCCACGGGTTCCGCTGGAACGCCGCGAGGATGACCATGAACTCGCCGACGAAACCGCTGGTACCCGGCAGGCCCGCATTGGCCATGAAGAACAGCATGGCGAAGGTGGCGAACCAGGGCATCACGTTGACCACGCCGCCGTAATCGGCGATGCGGCGGCTGTGCATGCGGTCGTACAGCACGCCGACGCAGGAGAACATCGCGCCGGACACGAAGCCGTGCGAGATCATCTGCACCATGGCGCCCTGCAGGCCCAGGCGGGCCGCATCGACGTTGCCGGCTTCACGCACCAGCCACAGGGCAATGAAGGTGCCCAGGGTGACGAAGCCCATGTGCGCGATCGACGAATAGGCGATCAGCTTCTTCATGTCGTCCTGCACCAGGGCGACCAGGCCGACGTAGATCACCGCGATCAGCGACAGTGCGATGACCAGCCATGCCCACTCCTGCGACGCATCGGGGACGATCGGCAGGTTGAAGCGCAGGAAGCCGTAGCCACCGATCTTCAGTGCGATGGCGGCCAGGATCACCGAACCGGCGGTCGGCGCTTCCACGTGCGCGTCCGGCAGCCAGGTGTGCACCGGGAACATCGGCACCTTGACCGCGAACGCGATCAGGAAGGCGAAGAAGATCCAGGTCTGTTCCTTGCCCGACAGCTGCAGTGCATAGAGGTCGGCCAGCTGGAAGCTGCCACCCTTCATGTACAGGTAGATCAGCGCCACCAGCATCAGCACCGAGCCGAGGAAGGTGTACAGGAAGAACTTCAGCGCGGCGTAGATGCGGCGCGGGCCGCCCCAGACACCGATGATCAGGAACATCGGGATCAGCATCGCCTCGAAGAACACGTAGAACAGCATCGCGTCCGTGGCCGAGAAGATACCGACGGTGACACCTTCCAGGATCAGGAAGGCCGCCACGTACTGGTTCACGCGCTTGTCGATCGCGCTCCAGGCACCGATCAGGGCGAGCACGCTGACCAGCGTGGTCAGCAGGATCAGCGCTACGGCGATGCCGTCCACGCCCAGGTTGTAGCCGATGTTGTAGGTCGGGATCCAGGCGTGGGTCTCGACGAACTGCAGCGCGTCGATGCCCGGGTTGTAGCCGCCCAGCAGCGAGAGACTCGCCACGAAGGTCAGCACCGCGACGCCCAGCGACGCCCAGCGGGCGGTCTGCGCATCACGGATCGCAAGGATCAGGGCACCGCCGAGGATCGGCAGCCAGATGAGGACACTGAGTAGAGGCCAGTTCGACACGTCTTCTTATTCCGTACAGGTCATCAACGCAGGTAATGCATCAGCACGCCCAGGAGGGCAATCAGGCCGATGATCATCGCGAAGGCGTAGTGATAGAGGAAACCGGATTGGGTACGGCGCAGCACGCTGGCTGCGACGTCCACAACACGTGCCGAGAGATTGACCACGCCGTCGACGATGTTGCTGTCGATCCAGCGCGAGACCTTGCCCAGCTTGACGCTGCCACCGGCGAGGCCATCGATCCACAGCTTGTCGAAGCCGTACTTGTTTTCCAGCACGGACACCACCGGGGCGAAGGTCTTGCGCGCCTTGCCCGACAGGTCCGGCTTCCACAGGTAGAACAACGCAGCCAGCAGGAAGCCTGCCAGGGTCAGCCAGAACGGCGGCAGCATCATGCCGTGCAGCGCGAACGCCACCGGACCATGGAACTCCTCGCCCAGGAAGGCCACGGTGTTCTTGGCCGGATCGTAGAAATCGACGATGCCGGTGAAGAACGTGTTGACCTGGCCCTTGATCGCCGCATGGGCGTGGTGACCCGCCCAGTCGGTGCCGTGCAGCATCGGACCGATGCTGAAGAAACCGATGGCGATCGACGGGATGGCCAGCAGGATCAGCGGCAGCGTCACCACCCACGGCGTTTCATGCGGCTCATGCGGACCGTGGCCATGGCCGTGGTCGTCATGCGCGTCGGCATGGTGTGCGTCGGCAGCATGGTGGTCGTCATGACCATGACCGGCGTGCCCATCTGCATGGCCGTCGCCATGAGCGTCATGTGCGTCGCGGAAGCGTTCCTTGCCGTGGAAGGTCAAGAACAGCAGGCGGAAGCTGTAGAAGCTGGTCACCAGCACGCCACCCAGCACTGCCCAGTAGCCATAGGTGGCCACCCAGCTGTTCTGCATGTGGGCATGGATCTCGGCGGCCTCGATGATGGTGTCCTTCGAGTAGAAGCCGGAGAAGAACGGCGTACCGACCAGGGCCAGGGTACCGATCCACATGGTGATGAAGGTGATCGGCATGTACTTGCGCAGGCCGCCCATCTTGCGCATGTCCTGCTCGTGGTGCATCGCGATGATGACCGAGCCGGCACCCAGGAACAGCAGCGCCTTGAAGAAGGCGTGGGTCATCAGGTGGAACACGGCAGCGGAATACGCCGACACGCCCAGCGCCACGGTCATGTAACCCAGCTGGGACAGCGTGGAGTATGCGACGACGCGCTTGATGTCGTTCTGCACGATGCCGATCAGGCCGGTGAAGAACGCGGTGGTGGCACCGATGAACAGGATGAAGTTCAGCGCGGTCTGCGACAGCTCGAACAGCGGCGACATGCGGGTGACCATGAAGATACCGGCGGTCACCATCGTCGCGGCGTGGATCAGCGCCGAGATCGGGGTCGGGCCTTCCATCGAATCCGGCAGCCACACGTGCAGCGGAACCTGCGCCGACTTGCCCATGGCGCCGATGAACAGGCCGATGCAGATGACGGTGGCGATCGACCAGATCACCGGCTCGTTGAGCAGCTGCATGCCGAACATGGTGCCGTCCCAGATCTGCAGCTGGGCGCGCGGGTCGGCGAGCATGCCGGCCTGCGAGAACACCTGCGAGTAATCCAGGGTACCGAACACCCACAACACACCGGCGATGCCCAGCAGGAAGCCGAAGTCACCGACGCGGTTGACCAGGAACGCCTTCATGTTGGCGAAGATCGCGGTCGGACGCTTGAACCAGAAACCGATCAGCAGGTACGACACCAGGCCCACTGCTTCCCAGCCGAAGAACAGCTGCAGGAAGTTGTTGCTCATCACCAGGGTGAGCATCGAGAAGGTGAACAGCGAGATGTAGCTGAAGAACCGCTGGTAACCCGGATCGTCCTGCATGTAGCCGATCGTGTAGATGTGGACCAGCAGCGACACGAAGGTCACCACCACCATCATCATCGCGGTCAGCTTGTCGACCATGAAACCGACGTGGGCCGAGTACTGGCCGACTTCGAAGAATGTGTACAGGTTCTCGTTGAACGGCTGCGCCCCGCCCCACAGCAGCTGGTAGAGCGTGTGCATCGACAGGCCGCAGGCAACGGCGACACCGAGGATGGTGATGGTCTGCGCGCCGAAGCGCTTGACCTGGCGACCGAACAGGCCGGCGATGATGCTGCCGAACAGCGGTGCAAGCACCACTGCGATCAACAGACTCTTGGAGAGAGTGATTTCCATCTGTGGATCAGCCCTTCAACGAATCGACTTCGCCGACATTGATCGTTCGGCGTGTACGGAACAGGGTCACCAGGATCGCCAGGCCGATGGCGGCCTCGGCTGCGGCGACGGTCAGGATGAAGAACACGAACAGCTGACCGGACGGATCACCCAACTGACGCGAGAACGCGACGAAATTGACGTTCACCGACAGCAGCATCAGTTCGATCGACATCAGCAGGACGATGACGTTCTTCCGGTTGAGGAAGATGCCGGCCAGGCTGATGGCGAACAGCACCGCGCCGAGCGCAAGCATGTGGCCAAGGGTAATCACGGCTGGGTCTCCTCGCCGGCAACCGGCTTGCTGTTGCTGTGCACGACCGGCACTTCGGCGCCCATCTTGACCATGCGCAGGCGGTCGCCCGCCTTGACCATGGTCTGTTCACCCGGGTTCTGGCTCTTCACACCGGTACGGCGACGCAGGGTCAGCATTACCGCGGCCACAACAGCCACAGTCAGGATGACGGCAGCGAACTCGAACGGCAGCAGGTACTCAGTGAACAGCGTGCGGGCCAGCCAGGTGACGTTGGAGCTGTCTGCAGCAACCGCGGCGGCGTTGTCGGCCGGGAACGGAGTGACCGCCCTGCCCTTCACGCCGATCAGGGTCAGCATCTGCACCAGCATCGCCACGGCAACGATGAGGCCGACCGGCAGGTAGCGCACCCAGCCTTCACGCATCTTCGTAGGATCGATGTCGAGCATCATCACCACAAACAGGAACAGCACCATCACCGCGCCGACGTAGACCAGCACCAGCGCAACACCGAGGAACTCGGCGCCGACCAGCAGCCACACGCAGGCGATGGAGAAGAAGGTCAGCACCAGGCACAGGACAGCATGCACGGGGTTGCGCACGCTGATCACTGCAGCGGCCGAAACCGTTGCCGCGATGGCGAAGACCCAGAAAGCGATATTTACCCAATCCATCTCTCGACCTCAGCGGTAAGCGGCATCGGCGGCACGACGCTCGGCGATCTCGGATTCGAGACGGTCGCCCAGGGCCAGCAGCTGCGGCTTGGTAACGATGTTTTCGCCACGATTCTCGAAGTGGTACTCGAGGATGTGGGTCTCGACGATCGAGTCCACCGGGCAGCTTTCCTCACAGAAGCCGCAGAAGATGCACTTGAACAGATCGATGTCGTAGCGCGTGGTACGGCGGGTGCCGTCCTCGCGCTTGGCCGAATCGATGGTGATGGCCAACGCCGGGCACACCGCTTCGCACAGCTTGCAGGCGATGCAGCGCTCTTCACCGTTGGGATAACGGCGCAGGGCGTGCAGGCCACGGAAGCGCGGCGACTGCGGGAACTTCTCCATCGGGTACATCATCGTGTACTTCGGCTTGAAGCTGTACTTCAGCGTCAGCCAGAGACCGGCCAGCAGTTCGAGCAGCAACAGGCTCTTGAAGTAATGGGTAATCCTGTTCATCACTTAGACGCCCTTTTGAATCACGCCGAAGAACACCATGACGGCGGTAACCGCAATCCACAGAATGGCCAGCGGGATGAAGACCTTCCAGCCCAGGCGCATGATCTGGTCATAGCGGAAGCGCGGGAAGCTGGCACGGAACCAGATGTAGGCACTGGCGAAGAAGAACACCTTGACGAACAGCCACGGTGCACCGCCCTTCCAGATCCAGTCGACCAGCGGCGAGATATCGCCCGGGTTGACCCAGCCCTGGATCGGGCTCAGCCAGCCGCCGAGGAAGAAGATCGAGATCAGGAAGCTGATCAGGATCATGTTCGCGTATTCGGCCAGGAAGAACAGCGCGAACGCACCGCCCGAGTACTCGACCATGTGACCGGCGACGATTTCCGACTCACCTTCCACCACGTCGAACGGCGCGCGGTTGGTTTCGGCAACGCCCGACACCCAGTAGATGACGAACAGCGGGAACAGCGGCAGCAGGAACCAGTCGAAGAAACCGGAATTGCCGGCCTGCGCCATCACGATGTTGCTCAGATTCAGGCTGCCCGCAGCGATCATCACGCCGACCAGGGCGAAGCCCATGGCGATTTCGTAGCTGATCATCTGCGCCGAGGCGCGCATCGCACCCAGGAACGCATACTTCGAGTTGGATGCCCAACCGGCCAGGATGATGCCGTAGATGCCGAGCGAGGTCATCGCCAACAGATACAGCAGGCCGGCGTTGGCGTTGGACAGCACGATCTGCGAATCGAAGGGCACCACCGACCAGGCCGCGAAGGCCGGAGCCAGGGTGATCAGCGGCGCCAGCAGGAAGATCGCCTTGTTGGCGCTGCTCGGCTGCAGGACTTCCTTGAACAGCAGCTTGAAGACGTCGGCGAAGGCCTGGAAGATGCCCATGCCCACGTACATCGGGCCGTGGCGGACGTGCATCCAGCCGATCAGCTTGCGTTCCCAGACCACGTAGAAGGCCACCGAGACGATCACCGGAACGGTGATCACCAGGATCTTCAGGATGATCCAGATCAGCGCGCCGATGTCACCGAGGCCAAGCAGCCACTGGTGCAGCGGATCGACCGCGTTAATCAGCAATTCGTTCATGCAGCCACCACCGAAACACGAGCGGCACCCAGCGGCGCGGTTGCGCCGTGGCCCGATTCAATCCAGACCGAACCCGCAGCGACGCGGGCGTCGACCACCACCGGCAGGGTGGCCTTGCCGGCATCGGTGCCGACCTTGGCCATCTGCCCTTCCTGCAGCTGCAGGCGGGCGGCATCGTCAGCGTTGAGCACGATGCGCGGGGCGTTGTTGAGCGGATGCGACTGCAGCGCCGGGGCGCGACGGACCACCGCATCGGTGCGGTAGATCGCAGCGGTCGAGGCCACTTCCAGGCCTTCGCCGGCAAGGGCCGGCTGGGCCGAGGCAGCGACGGCAACAGTCACCGGGGCCAGGCTGGCGCGCAGGCCGGCCAGGTCGATGAACTCGAAGCCGGCGACGGCCAGCTCAGCGCCAAGCGCACGCAGCACTCGCCAGCCCTCGCGGGCCTCGCCCGGCAGCTTGCCGCCGGCACGGGCCGACTGCTCGCGACCGTCGAGGTTGGTCAGGGTGGCATCGATTTCCGGCAGTGCACCGATCGGCAGGATCACGTCGGCGACGTCGCGGGTCGAGGCGCAGGCGAACTGGCTGAAGGCCACCACCTGTGCGCCGACCAGCGCCTTGCGCGCGGCCGGAGCATCGGCGAAGTCCAGGCCCGGTTCCAGGCCGTAGACCACGTAGGCCTTGCGCGGATCGGCCAGCATCGCGGCGACGTCCTTGCCGGCCGGCAGCACTCCGGCGCGGGTCAGGCCGATCGCGTTGGCGCCCTGCGGGATACGGCACAGCTTGGCACCGGTGGCGGCGGCGAAGTCACGCGCAGCGGCACGGATCGCGGCAGCCTGCGGATGGTTCTCGGCGATGCCACCGACGATCAGCACGGTGTTGGTACCGCCCTGCACCGCCGAACGCAGCTCGGCGTTGGCCAGTGCATCGGCGAACTTTGACGGGGCCACGATCTGCTTGCCGGCAATGCTGAACGCGAAGTCGAAGTCGACCGGGTTGACGACGTGGATCTTCGCGCCGTTGGTCGTCTGCGCCTTGCGCAGGCGGGCGTGCAGCAGCGGCAGTTCGTGGCGGATGTTGCTGCCCAGAACGACGATGCGGTCGGCGCCTTCGATCTCGGCCAGCGGCAGGCCGAACACTTCGGCGGTGGCGGCGTCGGAGAAGTCGCGGTTGTTGATGCGGTGGTCGATGTTGCTCGAACCCAGGCCAGTAGCCAGGCGGGCCAGCAGTGCGCCCTCTTCGTTCGAGGTCGACGGGTGCACCAGCACGCCCAGGTTGTCGCCCTGGTTGGCCTTGAGGATCTCGGCGGCCGCGGCCAGGCCTTCGGCCCAGCTCACTTCCTTCCACTCGCCATTGACCTTGCGCAGCGGCTTGACCGCACGGTCTTCGCTGTACAGGCCCTGGTGCGAATAACGGTCACGATCGGACAGCCAGCACTCGTTGACCGACTCGTTGTCGCGCGGCACGGTACGCAGCACTTCGCCGCGACGCACGTGCAGGAACAGGTTCGAGCCCATCGCGTCGTGGTAGCCCAGCGATTCGCGCGCGGTCAGTTCCCACGGACGGGCGCGGAACTGGAACACCTTGTTGGTCAGCGCGCCGACCGGGCACACGTCGACCACATTGCCCGAAAGCTCGGTGGTCAGCGGCTTGCCGTCGTAGGTGCCGATCTGCAGGTTTTCACCGCGGTACATGCCACCCAGTTCGTAGGTACCGGCGACGTCGGCGGTGAAGCGGACGCAGCGGGTGCACTGGATGCAGCGGGTCATCTCGGTGGCGACCAGCGGCCCCATGTCCTCGTCGGCCACCACGCGCTTGCGCTCGTTGAAGCGGCTGACCGAACGGCCATAACCCAGCGACACATCCTGCAGTTCGCACTCGCCGCCCTGATCGCAGATCGGGCAATCCAGCGGGTGGTTG is part of the Stenotrophomonas lactitubi genome and encodes:
- the nuoG gene encoding NADH-quinone oxidoreductase subunit NuoG; translated protein: MSAQPINPSVPPDHVTIEIDGKSLVVPKGSMIIQAADKAGISIPRFCYHEKLPIAANCRMCLVDVEKSPKPAPACATPVMDGMKVATRSEKALKFQRSVMEFLLINHPLDCPICDQGGECELQDVSLGYGRSVSRFNERKRVVADEDMGPLVATEMTRCIQCTRCVRFTADVAGTYELGGMYRGENLQIGTYDGKPLTTELSGNVVDVCPVGALTNKVFQFRARPWELTARESLGYHDAMGSNLFLHVRRGEVLRTVPRDNESVNECWLSDRDRYSHQGLYSEDRAVKPLRKVNGEWKEVSWAEGLAAAAEILKANQGDNLGVLVHPSTSNEEGALLARLATGLGSSNIDHRINNRDFSDAATAEVFGLPLAEIEGADRIVVLGSNIRHELPLLHARLRKAQTTNGAKIHVVNPVDFDFAFSIAGKQIVAPSKFADALANAELRSAVQGGTNTVLIVGGIAENHPQAAAIRAAARDFAAATGAKLCRIPQGANAIGLTRAGVLPAGKDVAAMLADPRKAYVVYGLEPGLDFADAPAARKALVGAQVVAFSQFACASTRDVADVILPIGALPEIDATLTNLDGREQSARAGGKLPGEAREGWRVLRALGAELAVAGFEFIDLAGLRASLAPVTVAVAASAQPALAGEGLEVASTAAIYRTDAVVRRAPALQSHPLNNAPRIVLNADDAARLQLQEGQMAKVGTDAGKATLPVVVDARVAAGSVWIESGHGATAPLGAARVSVVAA
- the nuoL gene encoding NADH-quinone oxidoreductase subunit L, with the protein product MEITLSKSLLIAVVLAPLFGSIIAGLFGRQVKRFGAQTITILGVAVACGLSMHTLYQLLWGGAQPFNENLYTFFEVGQYSAHVGFMVDKLTAMMMVVVTFVSLLVHIYTIGYMQDDPGYQRFFSYISLFTFSMLTLVMSNNFLQLFFGWEAVGLVSYLLIGFWFKRPTAIFANMKAFLVNRVGDFGFLLGIAGVLWVFGTLDYSQVFSQAGMLADPRAQLQIWDGTMFGMQLLNEPVIWSIATVICIGLFIGAMGKSAQVPLHVWLPDSMEGPTPISALIHAATMVTAGIFMVTRMSPLFELSQTALNFILFIGATTAFFTGLIGIVQNDIKRVVAYSTLSQLGYMTVALGVSAYSAAVFHLMTHAFFKALLFLGAGSVIIAMHHEQDMRKMGGLRKYMPITFITMWIGTLALVGTPFFSGFYSKDTIIEAAEIHAHMQNSWVATYGYWAVLGGVLVTSFYSFRLLFLTFHGKERFRDAHDAHGDGHADGHAGHGHDDHHAADAHHADAHDDHGHGHGPHEPHETPWVVTLPLILLAIPSIAIGFFSIGPMLHGTDWAGHHAHAAIKGQVNTFFTGIVDFYDPAKNTVAFLGEEFHGPVAFALHGMMLPPFWLTLAGFLLAALFYLWKPDLSGKARKTFAPVVSVLENKYGFDKLWIDGLAGGSVKLGKVSRWIDSNIVDGVVNLSARVVDVAASVLRRTQSGFLYHYAFAMIIGLIALLGVLMHYLR
- the nuoI gene encoding NADH-quinone oxidoreductase subunit NuoI, which gives rise to MNRITHYFKSLLLLELLAGLWLTLKYSFKPKYTMMYPMEKFPQSPRFRGLHALRRYPNGEERCIACKLCEAVCPALAITIDSAKREDGTRRTTRYDIDLFKCIFCGFCEESCPVDSIVETHILEYHFENRGENIVTKPQLLALGDRLESEIAERRAADAAYR
- the rimP gene encoding ribosome maturation factor RimP; the protein is MSDKATDIANLLAPTVVSLGLELLGVEYLPAPGGATLRLYIDVPLAEQPERIINVDDCERVSREVSAQMDVEDPISGNYTLEVSSPGVDRPLFNLEQFGRHLGESAKVTLKLPQENRRRLQGRIDAIDEAQGSITFIVDNTALVVSADNIDKARIMPDWVALGLAPSKPTGPAPKRPKPNKNSSSNEPAAKKPRAE
- the nuoK gene encoding NADH-quinone oxidoreductase subunit NuoK codes for the protein MITLGHMLALGAVLFAISLAGIFLNRKNVIVLLMSIELMLLSVNVNFVAFSRQLGDPSGQLFVFFILTVAAAEAAIGLAILVTLFRTRRTINVGEVDSLKG
- a CDS encoding NADH-quinone oxidoreductase subunit M, which gives rise to MSNWPLLSVLIWLPILGGALILAIRDAQTARWASLGVAVLTFVASLSLLGGYNPGIDALQFVETHAWIPTYNIGYNLGVDGIAVALILLTTLVSVLALIGAWSAIDKRVNQYVAAFLILEGVTVGIFSATDAMLFYVFFEAMLIPMFLIIGVWGGPRRIYAALKFFLYTFLGSVLMLVALIYLYMKGGSFQLADLYALQLSGKEQTWIFFAFLIAFAVKVPMFPVHTWLPDAHVEAPTAGSVILAAIALKIGGYGFLRFNLPIVPDASQEWAWLVIALSLIAVIYVGLVALVQDDMKKLIAYSSIAHMGFVTLGTFIALWLVREAGNVDAARLGLQGAMVQMISHGFVSGAMFSCVGVLYDRMHSRRIADYGGVVNVMPWFATFAMLFFMANAGLPGTSGFVGEFMVILAAFQRNPWIALGAATTLIIGAAYTLWLYKRVFFGEVANSHVAELKDINGREWLVLGVFAIGVLALGIYPKPLTDLMEPSIAKLAMQIASSKLL
- a CDS encoding NADH-quinone oxidoreductase subunit J, producing the protein MDWVNIAFWVFAIAATVSAAAVISVRNPVHAVLCLVLTFFSIACVWLLVGAEFLGVALVLVYVGAVMVLFLFVVMMLDIDPTKMREGWVRYLPVGLIVAVAMLVQMLTLIGVKGRAVTPFPADNAAAVAADSSNVTWLARTLFTEYLLPFEFAAVILTVAVVAAVMLTLRRRTGVKSQNPGEQTMVKAGDRLRMVKMGAEVPVVHSNSKPVAGEETQP
- the nuoN gene encoding NADH-quinone oxidoreductase subunit NuoN → MTTSPLLPLTAADLPPLAPELVLIGSAFALMILDLFVSERNKIVTHLFSVAALAVVLFMLATGVGGQGEVFHGMFVRDTAADVMKTGIVLLSGLTLIYGWGYLRERKLFQGEIPVLILFGTAGMMILVSAGSLLMVYLGLELLALCSYALVASNRESGLASEAAMKYIVLGSLASGLLLYGMSLIYGATGSLHLDAIQAAIPHSEERVLLITGAVFMIAGVAFKLGAAPFHMWLPDVYQGAPAPIALFISSAPKLAAFGMAYRLLEMGVGPLSTELQLMIAGLAALSLVIGNLMAIAQSNLKRMLAFSTVSHIGFLLMGIAGGGSQGYAAALFYALAYAIMSTAAFGAIIALSRAGFEAENIEDFKGLNARNPWMAGLVLCIMASLAGIPPFLGFWTKLAVLGAAVNGGLLWLAILGVLCAVVGCFYYLRVIKVMYFDEPVGEAMPRSKDRVLGVVLGVNALALLALGLAWNPIMVWCQQAFAHLA
- the nuoH gene encoding NADH-quinone oxidoreductase subunit NuoH, coding for MNELLINAVDPLHQWLLGLGDIGALIWIILKILVITVPVIVSVAFYVVWERKLIGWMHVRHGPMYVGMGIFQAFADVFKLLFKEVLQPSSANKAIFLLAPLITLAPAFAAWSVVPFDSQIVLSNANAGLLYLLAMTSLGIYGIILAGWASNSKYAFLGAMRASAQMISYEIAMGFALVGVMIAAGSLNLSNIVMAQAGNSGFFDWFLLPLFPLFVIYWVSGVAETNRAPFDVVEGESEIVAGHMVEYSGGAFALFFLAEYANMILISFLISIFFLGGWLSPIQGWVNPGDISPLVDWIWKGGAPWLFVKVFFFASAYIWFRASFPRFRYDQIMRLGWKVFIPLAILWIAVTAVMVFFGVIQKGV